The genome window TGGTCGTGCTGGCCTCCACCCTTCTTCTGGGATTCGGCGTTGTGTTTTCCCTCGGACAGAATGACACAGAACCGGTAGTTTTGGAAGGAAAATGTTTAGTTGTGTGTGACTCGAACCCGTCCGCCGAAGGAGGAGTGACCTCGTCGTTTGGGATATCAGTCCGGGCTGCTGGTGCAAAAGTGGCTTTTTCTGCTGTCAGAGGAACTAACCATGAACCATCAGAAATGAGTAACAAGTCCATGACAATCTACTTTGATCAGGTCAGACCCTGCTTTCACATTTAGGCAAGGCATATCTGTGCGTTAAGTAGGCTTTAAAAAAATTTCCCCGAAAACATACGCTAATTAAGTGAACAAACACCTTTTTGCAGGTTCTAGTGAACATTGGAAATCATTTCGATCTTAAGGCGAGTGTATTTCAAGCTCCTCGGCGAGGCATTTACAGCTTCAGCTTTCACGTTGTGAAGGTCTACAACCGA of Garra rufa chromosome 10, GarRuf1.0, whole genome shotgun sequence contains these proteins:
- the cbln2a gene encoding cerebellin-2a; translation: MLRAREPGSLVVLASTLLLGFGVVFSLGQNDTEPVVLEGKCLVVCDSNPSAEGGVTSSFGISVRAAGAKVAFSAVRGTNHEPSEMSNKSMTIYFDQVLVNIGNHFDLKASVFQAPRRGIYSFSFHVVKVYNRQTIQVNLMHNEYPIISAFAGDQDVTREAASNGVLLHLEREDRLYLKLERGNLMGGWKYSTFSGFLVFPL